The genomic segment ATTATTCTCATTAGCTAAATAACTTTGTTAGCCTGTTGGACGCGCTCGTTCATGAAGCATTATACCATCGCGTGATTCATCATTAGCACGATTTTATCGactttcttcaaaatttctcCTTctagaaaagaacgaaatcaAGCGTGTCGAACATAGCAGTTAATTCGCCATGtgaattacatttaaattaatttatttctttttctaataataagaGCGGTGACAAAATTTGACAAGAAGTTGGCTAAAATCGAAGGTCAAAAACGCTCGATATCGATCAACATCAGAAGTATTTCTGTTTATAAAATCCTCCTTAATCTGTCTCATAAATCCGAAAGTAAAGAGTTTGTCAAGTGGCAAAACAGTTTTATAAGGTCTGATAATTGGAAATGCCGATCTTATTACCACGCATTGACTTCTGAAAATCAATCTAATCGCATATGCGAACATTGGTGATcgtaaagaacaaaattattacagTCTGATCCGTCTTTAATCTTGTAATTAAAGAACATTTTATCAAAGATAAACCAGTGTTTGAATGTTTTTGAGCGCTAGTGGTAATACAGGTGGAAATGTCCGGAAGTGATCTTGTTAGAGGACAACGTAAAATTCCATCCGAATAGAAACGATCGTACTCGTATTCGTAAGATTAAGATTAAATTCGTAAGATGAAGTTCTTTGATCTTtgcgaaattgaaaagtattcTGTTTGTTCGTCGTATCAGCAAGGTTTTAAACGTTTGCACACTTAAGGCAATTTCTCACTATTGACAAAGCGATTACTGTTGATGTCctactttttcaaattttatgaagtCCTTGTGGTTGTCAACGATGAAGAATATCCTTGTGATTCGTTTACAGTAGCGGCCGGAGGGAGATGAAAtgtcgaagaaagaagaaactttgGATTTTTGCTGACTgtcgatagaaagaaaaacattgtCACCATAGACTCGCTAGAGACGAGAACATTAAATATTCCGTAGGTAGGTTAGGCCATTGTCGATTGAGAAATCAAACGGAAGACACGAACGTGGCTCGTCGTTTGTTCGTGGATTGCGAAATGTAGGATCCGACGTTACATCAATTCCTGACTTGCTCTATTAGAGAATACTATATTCAATGAACGGAATTTGTCCTCCTGCAAGATAAATAGTTTTTAACAACAttgcaattttcttaaaatgcCATAAGTAtctctgtataatatttatatatcgcaGAATTTTCCATGGAGCGATATCTAGCTTGCTTATTTTATGGATAAACGTAAGAAAAGCATGTTATATAAACGTAAACTTGTGAATGTCTTAAAAGTTATTACAAATACTAAACAACAAGGGATTGGTTTTCtcttcgatgaaaaatagaaacagattGGCGATACTTACATGTATTAATTCCATtccaaaatatgtaaaaattaaattcatgaaattttgaatttttttgttGATTTCCTCTAATTTCGATTAATGAGTTACGAATTTTTGCATTAATTCCTAACATGCATTAACTCTTATCACGTAAATTTTTTCCTATAACATTCCCCACAAATAAACATCCTCTAGTGGCATAATATCCAACGATCTTGAGGGCCAAAAGCTAGTCTTTGTTGCTGGTCTATTCTAGATGTTCTTGTCACcttcttgaatatttaaacagtattaataacgataactatatatacatatatagagaCTAATACTATAAAGCAGTATGAAATTAACatgataagaaatattattctcttctgtataaaaaaagattacgGATTCATGATCTATTTGCATAATATCAAACctattaaattattcctcTCTTCAACTATTTCatgttgaaatactttctttCAGCCACGAAAATATTAAAGccagaaaattaacaaaaacgAATTCATACTTTTTCCCGTGTAGTCTTCATAATCttcgttaaagaaaaaattaatccgTTACTAGTTCGTATTTTATAAGTCTACGTTTATATGACTTCTCTCATTTTTACTCATAGAATATAGTATATAGCTTTGTTTCGCAAAAAAGACTACTATATTcgttatatattgtataaaaatgtccGTACTGTTCTTAGAAAAACgcaacaatattataatattattgaaattattgatttGCATTTGGAAATTATTGCAGTAATCGAGAGATTTGAGATCGTTGACAGAAAAGTTCACGTTTCATCACTGACACAATTCCAAAACataaccccaacctaaccccaattGTTGATTTTTCGtctttattaaacaatatatcgATCGAATGAAAACACGTTATGTCGAAGGTTACGTTCTCCAAGAGAATAagatgtttaattttatattaaattacgagTCGTGactaaattgaaaattgataaattgtaaaaattgtattgatCACTCATGGTATGATGTTGGGACAGGTTACGTTGAGCTGGTAAAAATTTACGTGTATCAAAATCGAACGCATAGCGTGGGTGAACCACAAGGGAACGACTTATATTTAGCTACTCGTATATTAACGTCGAGTAGCGTTTTATTGCAATGTGCTACTCTCGTTCACCCCGGTCACGCTTTCTCCGAGAAACTCGAGACAGGGCTCTACATTTCCATTTGTACAATCTACagcaattatattttagatcTTCGAGAAAGTAATACATactcatatttcatattctatCGATTTGCAATTGATACATATATGTGGACACAATGTTTATACGTACCTTGTGATATTCCATTTCAAGATCAATTTCAACTTCGTTTTTATATTAGACATGATTTTGCATGCTTCTGTAATACAcgagtattattaaaatatttgaattaatggCAAACTAATGATCAAAAGCAATACTTATCTATTATCTTCTTGTGAAATGAGTAAATATACCTATAGAACATACATTCTTTATTTCAGGATTTATTACGCAagagtatattaaaattagatagAATGGGCAATTGATCGAAATGTTGACCAATTTTAGATATCATTGATAGAATTACATAATCACGATAGACTTACTATTAATTACGAAGAATCTTCTCTGTTTTATCCATAGGTCGACGATCAAACGAATTGAGGATGACGAATTCCTTAAAAACCAAAACTGTctcaaaaaaataaaagttgtcACTTACAGATgacgatttttctttgatcgcatattaatttctaaaagtaaattttaccGTACcacgatttattatttcacgataactttaacgaagaaaaaaatcgtcttaaatatatttataacctTATAACTAATGCTAATAGCTTTGTAACTATAATTGTTACACGccgttaaaaataaagaaagtatttacatatttttgtacgGTAGTACACGTAtttaacgaaatgaaaaataagaatttatagGTGATTATATATcagtatattaatttactggttaatatattttttaatgatcttACAAGTTTCTCATCGTTGATAATTAATAGTACCGAGCATCTAAGTTTTTGTATTTAACGTTGGGCAATGTGCTAGATATTTGACCGTGGAATCAGTGATACGTGAAACATCAGGGACGAATTATTCGTTTCCTATGAGCATAATTTCCCCTGCTGTTTGAGCGAGGGACCTCGCCTTGTTCTTCACCATCGTGCTTATACCTTAGTTGATTTAACCAACGATGACCTTGAATAACGTTTCTAACCTATACAGGTAtaggaagaaagaattaatttagaCATACTTGAAGTTATTTATCAAGGTAacttggaataaaataaaattgttgcttttaattaatcgttgtTTATACCATTACATATAATGATcctacaataaaaaaaatgtcaaatacaTTTACATGCGAGAGCGTGTATGTCACAGCAATGTCAATTCAAGAATAGTATTGATTATATggcaaattttaaaattcggaATACCTAAAACGTAATTTTAgatctaaatttaaaaatgcagatctttaaatttaaacgtctaaattaaaattaaaacatgcaaatttataaatttaaatttcggaCAGTCAAGTCGATTCTATTGAATATCGATACGTTTCGACTTATCGAGAAGTTTGCTACAAGCCAAGATTGTGAAAGCCTGTAATGGCGGTCAGTGGACGCTAGCAACAGCTGTTCCGTTGTTTGGAACGTATTTGGAAGGAAAATTTGTGTACCTTAttgtcaaattaattaaatatctactTTGTGATGTTAACAGCATAAATGacaagtttgaaaaaattaacatattacGTGTGTACgaagaaatagagaaacgaatgtgcttggaaaaataaatataattagaagatTATAGCACTGTATTTTTCATGTTTACATGTTGTTAAAAATGATTTGCAGTGTCTcgcattcataaaaattgattaatagaCTAGaagttatagaaaattaattttataagaaagaaaaacgcgaTAAAATGTCAAGTAGGAACGAAAGCAAAGGGCCAATTCCGCCTCGATGGCTTCATTGTCCACGGAAAGCAGTAAAACTAATACAGAATAAATTTCTGGCTTTCAAGACTCCGCTATCGTCTGCATTTGATAGCCAAGTGCCAGAAGAATGTCGTTTCACAGTGGATATGTTATTCGCATCGTTAAAGagtcagaaaataaaattaggtTTATGGATTGACCTAACCAACACAACGAGATTTTATGAGAAGGAAAGTTTAGAAGCGTATggttgcaaatatttaaagttgCAGTGCAAAGGTCATGGTGAAACTCCCTCTGAAGAACAAACAAGAATTTTTGTGCAAATTtgcagaaattttatatcgtttaacccGTTGGAAGTTATCGGTGTTCATTGCACGCATGGTTTTAATAGAACTGGCTTCCTTATAATTAGTTATTTAGTAGAAACTGATCGTACTAGCGTTGACGCTGGTTTGGCAGAATTTGCCACTGCAAGACCACCAGGCATATATAAAGCTGATTATATTCAAGAACTATTTAGGAGATACGATGATGTGGAGGATGCTCCTGATCCTGCTCCTAGACCAGCTTGGTGCTTAGAATATGACGATTCCAACGTAGAAGATACAGATGAAGGCACTAGTGCTAATAGTGATAATTGTAATCAAGACGTACCCAATAAAAAAAGGAGGCGTGagtttaataacaaaaatccAATATTCATGGCTGGTGTACCTGGAGTAACTCCTATTTTAGAGGATAGAAAATTAAGTGGAATACAGAGACGTGTTCAAGGCATTTGTTCTTGGAAATCAACTGGATTTCCAGGTTCTCAACCAGTTTCTATGGATGAAGATAATATTAGATTACTACATGaaaaactatataaagttTCATGGAAAGCAGATGGAACCAGGTTAGATagcaatatatttaaaacattgaggttaactttaaaataactatatttaattgactatatttatttaggtATATGATGATGATTCAAGCAGAcggagaaatttattttgtagatAGAGATAATAGTGTATTTCAAGTTAATGGAATGACTTTCCCACATCCAAAAGACATATCTAGAACTCTTAAAGATACATTATTGGATGGCGTAAGTAATCTTTTACAAGgtttgtaaattttgaaattatcgaaCTGGTTATTGATAGAAACAACTTTATAGGAAATGGTGATTGACAAGGCAAATGGTAAAGAATATCCAAGATACTTAGTTTATGATGTAGTGATGTACGATGGCAAAGATATTAGCAAATTACCATTCCATCCTGAGCGTTCTTGCATCATTGAACGAGAAATTATAGGCGGCAGACATAGAGCAatgaaggaaggaaaattgagaaaagaaatggaacccTTTTCAGTacgattaaaacatttttggGATGTGACACAAGCTGCTAATTTATTAAGTGACAAATTTGCCAGACAACTAGGCCATGAACCTGATGGTTTAATATTTCAACCTGCTAAGGAACCCTATTGTCCAGGGCTTTCACCAGATGTTTTAAAATGGAAACCCTTGTCACAGAATTCTGTTGattttagattaaaaataattacagaatCTGGAGAAGGAATTCTTCCAAAGAAAATTGGTTATCTCTATGTAGGTGGTATGAAAGAACCATTTGACAAAATGAAAGTTaccaaacaaataaaagatttaaacaATGCCATTATTGAgtgtaaatttgaaaatggcCAATGGGTTTTCATGCGTGAAAGAACTGATAAATCATTTCCTAATTCATACAATACTGCTCAATCTGTATGCAAAAGCATTATAAAACCCATAACAACTGAACGACTTTTAGATTATATTAATAGACACCGATTTCTAATAGATGATTCTGATCTTATGCCACCtccaaataaaaaacataaaatataactgACTACACatagttttaataatactataatgtATTTAAGATTTAAGAAATGATAGGCTTATTGTGAGATTTTAATTTGACTATAAGCATAAAATGTATCTAGCCTATTGTACTTGTATTGTATTGAAACTTGTTTCAATTGCTGTAaaactttaacaattttaaattgttcgCTCAATAAAAATACCATGTAATAAACTAAATGTCTTTTTAGTCTTACATAAGATACTTATCACCTAATCCTTTCCTTGtcagaattattttatgtcTTTTATTAGAATAGTTTTGTAAGACTgtgatttctaatttttcagaTAGGACTGTTTTGTTATGGTGCACAAAAGAATtgacaataaaagaaaaaagatcgcTACGTGTTAATATAGAATTCGATCATGCGACATTAGTACGCTGGTCTCCTGATGGTAAAGCTTTTCTCATTCATAAAGCTGTAGCAAATACTATcgaagtttataaaatttccaagaaacCAGATGGTACCTTAGCCTCTGCAATTAAAGCTTTAGAATTTCCGAAGGTATGTACTAAATGtctctttattatattattttttatacataaatttcatatcctttattattaattttttagcGGCATACAGAAGATGTTGTTGGCATGGATATTGCATGTacaggaaaatatattattacatgcAGTAAAATGAACGATCTTGTAGTATGGGACCTTAAAGGACAAGTTCTTGCAACAATAGAATTGCATCTTGGATCGACCTATCGAGCACGAATATCACCTTGTGGACGTTTCGTCGGTACATCCGgtaattctttataatattttatcttagcTCTAACTAACACTTACTCTATGTCTcaataatgatattttgttatttaggGTTCACTCCAGATGCAAACATATGGGAAGTAGTATTTAGTAAATCAGGAGAATTCAAACAAGTAGTAAAGGCTTTCGATCTTGCTGGTCACTCATCTGGAATACTTGATTTTACCTTCAGTGCTGATAGTAGTTGTATGGCTACTGTATCAAAAGATGAAACTTATcgtttatacaatataaaaagtaataaattgaggtattctttttgtaaattatttttgtgtCAAATTGTGTTACATTTGccaatttatatgtatatagttgaATTCGAAAAAGGAGAGGACCCTCATATACTTCAAACTGGACCATGGGAAAGTACAATAACAGCTAATATTGCATTATCTCCTAATACTGAAGTTGTAGCGATAGCTCATGGATCTTCGTTAAGTTTTTATTCTACAATTACTGGCTTGTTGGATACTACCatagaagatatttttctgggtattttctcattataatatatgaatactgcattttttatatttatatacatataatataatattacattataggaCCTATTACGAGCTTAGCTTTTGATGCTGTGGGAGAATATGTTCTAGTTGCTGGAGATAGACATATAAAAGTTTTCCGCAATGTTGCTGGTTATCGAGTAGCAATCGAATCTGCAAGACGTAAACTTACACAAAAGCAAACTTCAGCTACAAAGGAACGTTTGGAGAAACTTATTCAAAATAACAGAAAGTTTCTTCAAGCAATGGAAGAGAAGCGTCCTTAATGAATTAAACATAAACTTTTTTaaagacaaataattttaaaattgcatttaaagaattgtttgtaatataattttctaatgtaTTTGAATAAAGAGATTCATACGTGAAttcatttgtttataataataaattaaaaacatttgatACGTTTAAAGAACTTTATTGTTTTTGTAACGTAAATTACGTCATGTACGTAGAAGTTATAGTTTTGAATAATGCGGGAAGGAACCGATATGTGAACTTTTTTGACCTTgagcaaataaatatttgtttctgaCAACATCATTTCGTTTATTCATATTGCCAGTGATAGATGTGGAGAACGTTATGCCAGCAACAGAGGAGGTTTGtcattaatgaaaatatcatttatatcacgttttcttatatattacatacattttacaGCAACCAATTTCCCAAGCCGGATGGGATTTCATTACCGATTTAGGTACTCTACcagaagatgaaaatattagtATGTATGCATATGCTATTTCTGTATAAAAGccttaaatactttttatcaaataataaaataacaaaaagcattttacaaataatgtttctttctCAGTTATAGATTTTCTTTTACGAAGATTACAACGTGGTCAAATTTATACATGGGTTGGTTCACTACTCCTGACATTAAATCCTAACAATGAAGTATCAACATCTCATTTGTATAATTCTtcagaatttaataaacatattgAGATATCTCATACTACGTATGAAGCAAATCCTCACATATTTGCTGTTGCTGCTAAGGCACATTACAATCTTATCAAAGAACATGGACGAAATGCTCAGGTAGAACATTTAGAAGATATAGATCATCATAAAAAACattgattttcttttcaaacttatcagtatatcatatattaagGTAATTGTTATAAGTGGAGAAACTGGAACAGGAAAAACATTCAATGCTTGCAAATGTCTAGAGTTTCTTagtaatattaacaaatgGTCAGTACAATTATCTCAAGGAGATTGTGCACACAATATTATGCTAAGAATTACAGACGCTTGTCGTTTGATATCTATTTTTACAACTGCCTGTactgaaaaaaatgaaataagttCAAGACATGGACAACTTGTAAAACTTCATTATAAAAGTGGTATTATTTCTGGTGCAACTATTAACTCATTTCTCTTAGAAAGAAATAGAGTAACAAGAGGTTCaagcaattttcaaattttttatcaggtttgatttattacatattcttATGCAGCTGAAAGTATCTGTAAGAAAtactaaagaaatatatttcagatGATATTTGGAATGTCACCTACagaacttgaaatttttaacttatctaaagataaatattatgatatattaaatgttatagattgcaataagaagaaatattttcaagaaagtTTCCAAGATACTCTGAATGCATTGGATATATTGGATTTCAAATCTGAtcaaaaaaagaacatttttcaagTTCTTGCCTTATTGATTCATAtgggaaatattaaatttagagAAGATGGTGAAATATGTGCAATTGattttagtaataatagtatGTTGCACTAATTatcctatacatataacacaagaatgagaaattttatataatcatatttgtagAATCAAAGGAAGCTTTGAAAAGTACTTGTGTTCTTAGTTCTTTAACTGAAGATACTATCATAGAATTACTTACTACTATTCTCATAAATCCACAAAGTACTTGGCGG from the Bombus pyrosoma isolate SC7728 linkage group LG11, ASM1482585v1, whole genome shotgun sequence genome contains:
- the LOC122572696 gene encoding mRNA-capping enzyme, with product MSSRNESKGPIPPRWLHCPRKAVKLIQNKFLAFKTPLSSAFDSQVPEECRFTVDMLFASLKSQKIKLGLWIDLTNTTRFYEKESLEAYGCKYLKLQCKGHGETPSEEQTRIFVQICRNFISFNPLEVIGVHCTHGFNRTGFLIISYLVETDRTSVDAGLAEFATARPPGIYKADYIQELFRRYDDVEDAPDPAPRPAWCLEYDDSNVEDTDEGTSANSDNCNQDVPNKKRRREFNNKNPIFMAGVPGVTPILEDRKLSGIQRRVQGICSWKSTGFPGSQPVSMDEDNIRLLHEKLYKVSWKADGTRYMMMIQADGEIYFVDRDNSVFQVNGMTFPHPKDISRTLKDTLLDGEMVIDKANGKEYPRYLVYDVVMYDGKDISKLPFHPERSCIIEREIIGGRHRAMKEGKLRKEMEPFSVRLKHFWDVTQAANLLSDKFARQLGHEPDGLIFQPAKEPYCPGLSPDVLKWKPLSQNSVDFRLKIITESGEGILPKKIGYLYVGGMKEPFDKMKVTKQIKDLNNAIIECKFENGQWVFMRERTDKSFPNSYNTAQSVCKSIIKPITTERLLDYINRHRFLIDDSDLMPPPNKKHKI
- the LOC122572693 gene encoding transducin beta-like protein 2 isoform X2 produces the protein MEDTEGKITPRISMSVIVLVSTLFLGGVLFVIGYIVSRLSRSNKPSDSIKNGTESEKVKFEDSRDLTSGSTGTTGSSSNKRAKNKKRREIQQEFTHSWMVGVLKGHTGPVLDMNFSSNGRFLASCAEDRTVLLWCTKELTIKEKRSLRVNIEFDHATLVRWSPDGKAFLIHKAVANTIEVYKISKKPDGTLASAIKALEFPKRHTEDVVGMDIACTGKYIITCSKMNDLVVWDLKGQVLATIELHLGSTYRARISPCGRFVGTSGFTPDANIWEVVFSKSGEFKQVVKAFDLAGHSSGILDFTFSADSSCMATVSKDETYRLYNIKIEFEKGEDPHILQTGPWESTITANIALSPNTEVVAIAHGSSLSFYSTITGLLDTTIEDIFLGPITSLAFDAVGEYVLVAGDRHIKVFRNVAGYRVAIESARRKLTQKQTSATKERLEKLIQNNRKFLQAMEEKRP